Genomic segment of Peribacillus frigoritolerans:
CCTGGATACAATTTTTGAATGATAAGGGTGAACAAGTTGCAGCCTATTACACACCTCAAGAATTGCAAACCGTATATTCTCCTGTTGAAATCGTCCAAATGTATAAGTATAAAGAAATTGATGCAGAGACGACTGTTTTTGTCGGCGAAGCTCATGATTTCAGCTATTTTGTAGGGGTTAAAGATCGAGGAATTGGCCGATATGTAATGTCCTATAATTATGTTCACCTTTTAAAGTACATCAACATCATACTTTTACTGTTTTTAACCGTGGATATTATTATCGCCCTAGTCATTGGACTATTATTTGGTAAAAGATTAACGACACCACTTAACATTTTAATAGAAGGAATACAGCAGCTTCGCGAAAGACGTTTCAAAAAGATGAGTATACCAAAAGGCGTTTATGAGGATGTATTTCACAATATGAATGAACTATCTATAAAGTTGGATCAGTATGAAAAGGAACGTGATCAACTCGACCAAATGCGTGAGGAATGGATTAGCAATGTTTCTCATGACATGAAGACACCACTTGCTTCCATCCATGGGTATACAGAATTGATGAAAGATAATGCCACTGAATTAACACCACAGGAATTGTATGAGTTTACATCCATTATTAATAGACAGTCCGTATATATGAAAGATTTGCTGGATGATCTCAATTTAACGATGCGTTTGCGCAACCAACGACTTCCTTTGCAATTTGAAGATGTTGATATCGTTAAGTTTATAAAAGAAATGACGATCGAGCTTTTAAATGATTCACAATTTGGTGATAAACAGGTTGAATTTGAGGCAAATGTGGATAAAGCAACACATAAAGTGGATAAAAAATTACTGAAACGGGCGATTTTTAACTTTATCTACAATGCGCTCGTACATAAT
This window contains:
- a CDS encoding sensor histidine kinase, giving the protein MKWKLTRRFLGSVVTIVVIVGIVNTILLLCLLFVHFDTEEESAENFSRSFSQYVELIDDKPMVNEEGLEKLRNNNAWIQFLNDKGEQVAAYYTPQELQTVYSPVEIVQMYKYKEIDAETTVFVGEAHDFSYFVGVKDRGIGRYVMSYNYVHLLKYINIILLLFLTVDIIIALVIGLLFGKRLTTPLNILIEGIQQLRERRFKKMSIPKGVYEDVFHNMNELSIKLDQYEKERDQLDQMREEWISNVSHDMKTPLASIHGYTELMKDNATELTPQELYEFTSIINRQSVYMKDLLDDLNLTMRLRNQRLPLQFEDVDIVKFIKEMTIELLNDSQFGDKQVEFEANVDKATHKVDKKLLKRAIFNFIYNALVHNDENVVVKIQIDDIGPQSELDTKITIADNGRGIPDKDLEQVFERYYRGTNTASTHGTGLGMAIARDIILAHKGKLDLTSVENKGTTITILL